The Drosophila bipectinata strain 14024-0381.07 chromosome 2L, DbipHiC1v2, whole genome shotgun sequence genome has a segment encoding these proteins:
- the LOC108119941 gene encoding actin nucleation-promoting factor WASL, whose protein sequence is MPPPPHDHCGGPPPRRGPVIKVQIAPPWPRRHHRPPPQVVVVQQAPPPPPPVMVVQQAATYNPAPPPPSYYPPPPPPGSGHYHNPQY, encoded by the coding sequence ATGCCACCCCCACCCCACGATCACTGCGGAGGACCCCCTCCTCGTCGCGGACCCGTCATTAAGGTCCAGATTGCACCACCATGGCCACGTCGTCACCACCGTCCACCACCGCAAGTTGTGGTTGTACAGCAAgcaccaccacccccaccgCCAGTTATGGTGGTGCAGCAGGCGGCTACTTACAacccagcaccaccaccaccttcCTACTACcctccgccgccaccaccTGGCAGTGGTCACTACCACAATCCACAGTACTAA